Proteins from a single region of Styela clava chromosome 1, kaStyClav1.hap1.2, whole genome shotgun sequence:
- the LOC120344956 gene encoding p53-induced death domain-containing protein 1-like isoform X2 — translation MENDTCCMKVEVETGAQFQLPCGIDIVVPKNACAVNLTLYSQLVPDADVDFRLEDMDELLSGVLELTPDGLTFDNPIKLSIPYSFERHDQQTREIVIRVMSADGSTEDLETQTIKENNGERDINIAEAYASHFCLFGVVARVMEASTILQEDSQHLLFSPAFPRTKLKFEEGSVNNGTKVTMKVINMDSTIVEEISQSQTATASCILSVQVFPPETVFKKPVIVRLALPDKLLGKEFDHNTLKLMKCAHDSIEWQDVTHATPLNISAVDVSFRVHSFSKFVLVTEIFCGVVRYIYRRLRTHKVQFLAMQKHSLPTQVLAQCVLEKKVPERVKQLTESGYSGEDSVTPVQEIMEGAVFKMKVIGDVKLQTFKEKVAQHVQEKLVVCRFFSQYPPDKKGFSRFFIESREENKKFHTGFVSFYKVDNEEEKVTKIAAREDLPSFSPPEITKQKRKAESGDNNSVINNTSNNKEEIIEINSDDEFDDDNHLGDIPIVLQGDGLDPTINQSRQMDLDYGGLGTGMFREDNLRYLSNHIGKEWREIGTFLDLNSAQLDRIEMNNPGNLSEQIFRMLKSWSDLHKADEDCIERFTTGLSEAGRNDLALKVKSLYEEGTKEFHNSVKSMRIG, via the exons ATGGAAAATGATACTTGTTGTATGAAAGTCGAAGTAGAAACGGGAGCTCAATTTCAACTCCCGTGTGGAATCGATATTGTTGTGCCAAAGAATGCTTGTGCAGTTAATCTTACCTTGTATTCTCAG CTTGTTCCTGATGCTGATGTTGACTTCAGACTGGAGGACATGGATGAATTGCTAAGTGGGGTATTAGAACTCACTCCGGAcggattgacttttgataat ccAATCAAACTATCGATACCCTATTCATTTGAAAGACATGACCAACAAACAAGGGAGATTGTGATCAGGGTGATGTCAGCAGATGGCTCTACTGAAGATTTAGA AACTCAAACAATAAAAGAAAACAATGGAGAACGAGACATAAACATTGCTGAAGCATATGCCTCACATTTCTGCTTGTTTGGTGTTGTAGCTAGAGTAATGGAAGCTAGTACAATTTTACAAGAG GACAGTCAACATCTTCTTTTTTCTCCCGCTTTTCcaagaacaaaattaaaatttgaagaagGATCTGTGAACAATGGTACCAAAGTTACTATGAAG GTTATCAACATGGATTCGACAATTGTTGAAGAAATCTCACAAAGTCAAACTGCAACTGCAAGTTGTATTTTATCTGTTCAAGTGTTTCCACCCGAAACTGTTTTCAAAAAACCTGTGATTGTACGGCTCGCATTGCCGGATAAACTG ctTGGAAAGGAATTCGATCATAATACATTGAAGTTAATGAAATGTGCTCATGATTCCATCGAGTGGCAAGATGTAACTCATGCGACCCCACTCAATATTTCTGCCGTTGATGTTTCATTCCGAGTACACTCATTCTCCAA gtttGTCCTTGTCACAGAAATTTTCTGTGGAGTTGTTCGTTATATTTACAGACGTCTCAGGACCCATAAAGTGCAGTTTCTTGCTATGCAG AAACATTCATTGCCAACCCAAGTACTTGCACAATGTGTGCTTGAAAAGAAAGTTCCTGAACGAGTAAAGCAACTGACGGAATCTGGTTATTCTGGTGAAGATTCAGTAACTCCAGTGCAAGAAATAATGGAGGGTGCTGTATTTAAAATGAAG GTAATTGGCGATGTCaaactgcaaacatttaaagaAAAAGTTGCTCAACATGTTCAAGAAAAACTTGTAGTATGCAGATTCTTTTCGCAATATCCTCCTGATAAAAAGGGATTTTCTAG ATTTTTCATTGAATcaagagaagaaaataaaaaatttcacacTGGATTTGTTTCCTTTTATAAAGTAGACAACGAAGAAGAAAAAG TTACTAAAATAGCTGCTAGAGAAGACCTACCATCATTTTCGCCTCCTGAAATTACGAAGCAGAAACGAAAAGCAGAATCTGGGGATAATAATTCGGTGATTAATAACACAAGTAATAATAAAGAAGAGATCATTGAAATTAACTCGGATGATGAGTTTGATGATGACAATCATTTAGGAGATATCCCTATTGTATTGCAA GGTGATGGATTGGATCCAACTATCAATCAAAGTAGACAGATGGACTTGGACTATGGAGGATTAG gaACTGGAATGTTCAGGGAAGACAATTTACGATATCTTTCAAATCATATTGGAAAAGAATGGAGAGAAATAGGAACCTTCCTCGACTTAAATTCTGCGCAACTTGACCG aattgaaatgaacaatCCTGGAAATTTATCAGAACAAATTTTTCGAATGCTGAAATCTTGGTCTGACCTGCACAAAGCAGATGAAGATTGTATTGAAAG GTTCACAACAGGTTTATCAGAAGCTGGTAGGAATGATCTTGCATTGAAAGTCAAATCTTTATATGAAGAAGGAACAAAGGAATTCCATAACTCTGTCAAAAGTATGAGGATCGGataa
- the LOC120338243 gene encoding proteasome activator complex subunit 3-like has product MDQDLQIKDKQLRKEISDFKLGIAKDAEILVNEFFPKKCIELDKFLKEDVLQTENVRNIAQKLEIPIPNAVIVQDFNNVDGHVTSPKKRKLDVGPGGDIDGTKVFSFACGPVPCNKNLIAIIDRIKPDIRLLMEKVNTVRMWVTHLIPKIEDGNNFGVSIQEDTLAELRQVESEAASFLDQISRYFVTRGKIITKVAKYPHVEDYRRFVEEIDEKEFLSLRLIVCELRNHYSILHDLILKNIEKIKKPRSSNIDGMY; this is encoded by the coding sequence atggatCAAGATTTACAAATCAAGGATAAGCAACTGAGGAaagaaatttctgattttaaaCTTGGAATCGCTAAAGATGCTGAAATTTTAGTCAATGAATTTTTTCCAAAGAAATGTATTGAActagataaatttttaaaagaagATGTTTTACAGACTGAAAACGTCAGAAACATTGCACAAAAACTTGAAATTCCCATTCCAAATGCAGTTATTGTGCAAGACTTTAATAACGTTGATGGTCATGTTACGAGCCCCAAAAAACGTAAACTTGATGTAGGACCGGGAGGTGACATTGATGGTACCAAAGTATTTTCATTTGCTTGTGGTCCAGTGCCCTGCAATAAAAATCTAATAGCAATAATCGATCGAATAAAACCCGATATTCGTCTACTGATGGAAAAAGTTAATACTGTTCGAATGTGGGTGACTCATCTTATTCCAAAAATTGAAGACGGAAATAATTTTGGAGTCTCAATTCAAGAAGATACTCTTGCAGAGTTGAGACAAGTTGAAAGCGAAGCGGCTTCATTTCTAGATCAAATATCACGATATTTTGTCACAAGAGGTAAAATTATCACCAAAGTAGCAAAATATCCTCATGTTGAGGACTATCGTCGCTTTGTTGAGGAGATCGATGAGAAAGAATTTCTTAGCTTGAGACTTATAGTGTGTGAGCTGAGAAATCATTATTCCATTCTTCATGACTTGATTCTAAAGAATATCGAAAAAATCAAGAAACCGAGAAGTTCAAACATTGATGGAATGTATTAA
- the LOC120338236 gene encoding exocyst complex component 2-like: MGPPPVVTGVSPKFGTPLTKITIRGENLGTSKADLIGVLICNKDCTLTSEWQSNSKIVCRTGSGFGKGDIIVFTKSGGKGSSTVGFTGLPPKKVGPLEKSAVWVDESEYVDQRLDRNQKQTALSLRSDPLGLNSDDSVSRAPSNMNLPEMYPNGSPDPTDENFVPAWFLIERHFTTSFKELKEGHTYMKRRANKNTNNAPLNHVKDSLPVFFEVQEMLSSIHQRMIKDEAGRNNENITANLESLLAEASEKAGLLFTTVLNSKDRADSIRNTLGVLQRFKFLFYLPLNIQRNIEKGDYSVVINDYEKAKSLFAETDVSVFKRIYAEVEDRIAKFRVKLRNELVELPLPLYRQKSLIRYLLELHEQGDPAWDCLNNQHEWVQGQLLKCKDKYLLRANKEHNASSGDSSKTTDVPREFLEELAQLAVSQIPEHWHLWEQYSTGIILSETGEKSTDVDRLKQMASKHSKQMKGLLRDTIILFVNLLRAAFLPATLNFDDADEEDMKERTSYGIWPNAHIPANTLAECVRTARNVLRTLSQLKLAENTLQSLEDLIHDMRVLCLSSSMQEASSSISLLKREENWQVDKTGITSLPPAFENLVSKLIVTLQETLQSQGKEEGVFTREAVQSRVCELTTSLFTTYVSCMEQLAFNDATSNASATSTNVEPQIEKPALEKRIIIVLSNLRYAKLKIMAPMLQCFHELSFPKMQQTKEQAESAFVDLDERLFASYLEHRIEPLSATLEPGMYSGYFSWTDCVRPSGVRPYIKTALTGIITIHAEVYTISPQLVKRIIQETIKSLAEELLRLIQCVQKFSANGSLQARLGILALQQSTILYATEQSNKTFEDACAVLPQLGSGAEKKLLEELLNRFKSGMLFHLKCLEAPIDVEDYE, from the exons ATGGGACCACCACCAGTTGTGACAGGAGTCTCTCCAAAATTTGGAACGCCGCTAACGAAGATCACAATTCGTGGAGAAAATCTTGGAACTAGTAAAGCTGATCTGATTGGTGTGTTAATATGTAATAAAGATTGCACACTTACCTCCGAATGGCAGTCAAATTCAAAAATAGTTTGTCGTACTGGTAGCGGTTTCGGTAAAGGAGACATCATTGTGTTCACAAAGTCTGGAGGAAAAGGATCATCCACTGTTGGGTTTACAGGTCTGCCACCTAAAAAAGTCGGCCCGCTGGAAAAATCTGCAGTATGGGTGGATGAGAGCGAATATGTGGACCAACGTCTCGATAGAAATCAGAAGCAAACTGCTTTGTCATTGAGAAGTGACCCATTGGGGCTTAATTCTGATGATTCTGTATCCAGGGCACCAAGTAATATGAATCTGCCAGAAATGTACCCAAATGGAAGCCCCGATCCAACTGATGAAAATTTTGTGCCGGCTTGGTTCCTTATTGAGCGACATTTTACAACATCGTTTAAAGAGTTGAAAGAAGGCCATACCTACATGAAACGACGAGcgaataaaaatacaaacaatgCTCCACTGAATCATGTCAAGGACAGTTTACCGGTATTTTTTGAAGTGCAAGAGATGTTATCATCGATTCACCAGAG GATGATTAAAGATGAGGCTGgaagaaacaatgaaaacatCACTGCTAATCTTGAGAGTCTGTTAGCAGAGGCAAGTGAAAAAGCTGGTTTGTTATTCACCACTGTACTAAACAGTAAGGACCGAGCTGACTCGATTCGTAACACTCTTGGAGTTCTCCAACGATTCAAGTTCTTGTTCTATCTTCCATTGAATATTCAACGTAATATTGAGAAGGGAGATTACAGCGTCGTTATCAACGATTATGAAAAAGCAAAATCACTTTTTGCTGAAACCGACGTCAGCGTATTCAAACGGATCTACGCTGAAGTGGAAGACAGGATTGCTAAATTTCGTGTGAAACTCCGCAACGAATTGGTCGAATTGCCTCTTCCGTTATATCGCCAGAAAAGTTTGATCCGCTATCTTCTCGAGCTTCATGAGCAAGGTGACCCAGCGTGGGATTGTCTCAATAATCAACACGAGTGGGTCCAGGGACAACTTCTCAAATGCAAAGATAAGTATTTGCTAAGAGCAAATAAGGAACACAATGCAAGCAGTGGAGATAGTTCTAAAACAACTGATGTTCCCAGAGAATTTTTGGAAGAGTTGGCTCAACTTGCTGTAAGTCAGATTCCAGAACACTGGCACCTATGGGAGCAATATTCCACtg GTATTATACTGAGTGAAACTGGTGAAAAATCCACCGATGTTGACAGACTTAAACAAATGGCATCAAAACATAGTAAACAAATGAAAGGATTGTTGAGAGATACA ataattCTTTTTGTTAATCTACTACGAGCTGCGTTCCTTCCTGCAACCTTGAATTTTGACGATGCTGATGAAGAAGACATGAAAGAAAGAACTTCTTATGGAATCTGGCCTAATGCTCATATTCCTGCAAACACTCTGGCAGAATGTGTGAGAACTGCTAG gAATGTACTGAGAACTCTCTCACAATTGAAATTGGCAGAAAACACTCTACAATCACTGGAAGATCTGATTCACGATATGAGGGTGTTGTGTTTGAGTTCTTCCATGCAAGAAGCCAGCAGTTCGATTTCCTTGTTGAAACGAGAAGAGAATTGGCAAGTTGATAAAACCGGTATCACATCTTTACCTCCTGCGTTTGAAAATCTTGTCAGTAAATTGATCGTTACGTTACAAGAAACCCTACAATCGCAAGGCAAAGAGGAAGGCGTATTCACACGTGAAGCAGTTCAATCTCGCGTATGTGAATTGACGACATCACTTTTTACAACTTACGTCTCTTGCATGGAGCAGCTGGCATTTAACGATGCCACTTCAAATGCCTCTGCCACAAGCACCAATGTCGAGCCACAAATTGAGAAGCCGGCACTCGAAAAGAGAATCATTATCGTGTTGAGCAATCTTCGTTACgctaaattgaaaataatggCACCGATGTTACAGTGTTTTCATGAGCTATCCTTTCCGAAAATGCAGCAGACAAAGGAACAAGCAGAAAGTGCATTTGTAGATTTGGATGAAAGGCTCTTCGCATCGTATCTGGAACATAGAATCGAGCCACTTAGTGCAACCCTGGAGCCGGGAATGTATTCTGGATATTTCAGTTGGACAGATTGTGTGCGACCTTCAG GGGTACGACCATATATCAAGACGGCGCTGACAGGGATAATTACTATACATGCTGAAGTTTACACGATTTCTCCACAACTTGTAAAGAGAATTATACAAGAAACTATCAAGTCTTTAGCCGAAGAACTCCTTCGCCTTATTCAATGTGTTCAAAAGTTCAGCGCTAATGGTTCTCTACAG GCACGACTGGGGATTCTTGCTCTACAGCAATCAACAATATTATACGCAACAGAGCAGTCCAATAAGACATTTGAAGATGCTTGTGCTGTTTTGCCACAACTAGGTAGCGGTGCTGAGAAAAAACTATTGGAAGAATTGTTGAATAGATTCAAGAGTGGAATGCTGTTCCATCTGAAGTGCTTGGAAGCTCCTATAGATGTAGAGgattatgaatga
- the LOC120344956 gene encoding p53-induced death domain-containing protein 1-like isoform X1 translates to MNNDILLNIAKYEGRLPINLVSTNTLECYDSFKNFMKTTKDDILQNIESLHLPSTRFDEKLQPLLVSILKLTRLKTLVYKGRKQDQNGNIIKGDIANLPTNMQKLICLTYLDLSFNDINIFPAWILNLKNLQRLQMSFCALKEIPAEISVLSMLKEIHMKKNQLSTLPEGFSLLQNLNVLNLSNNKFTEIPFALFELQNLSTLDLSENLIGGCVASSKRWRNLKSLKLRNNEIVTVDADFVNSTSLNCLDLRFNKIRIVSSLLIEKDFILLDGNPIGYNSPKKEDRDLLDFYKVPAFAMENDTCCMKVEVETGAQFQLPCGIDIVVPKNACAVNLTLYSQLVPDADVDFRLEDMDELLSGVLELTPDGLTFDNPIKLSIPYSFERHDQQTREIVIRVMSADGSTEDLETQTIKENNGERDINIAEAYASHFCLFGVVARVMEASTILQEDSQHLLFSPAFPRTKLKFEEGSVNNGTKVTMKVINMDSTIVEEISQSQTATASCILSVQVFPPETVFKKPVIVRLALPDKLLGKEFDHNTLKLMKCAHDSIEWQDVTHATPLNISAVDVSFRVHSFSKFVLVTEIFCGVVRYIYRRLRTHKVQFLAMQKHSLPTQVLAQCVLEKKVPERVKQLTESGYSGEDSVTPVQEIMEGAVFKMKVIGDVKLQTFKEKVAQHVQEKLVVCRFFSQYPPDKKGFSRFFIESREENKKFHTGFVSFYKVDNEEEKVTKIAAREDLPSFSPPEITKQKRKAESGDNNSVINNTSNNKEEIIEINSDDEFDDDNHLGDIPIVLQGDGLDPTINQSRQMDLDYGGLGTGMFREDNLRYLSNHIGKEWREIGTFLDLNSAQLDRIEMNNPGNLSEQIFRMLKSWSDLHKADEDCIERFTTGLSEAGRNDLALKVKSLYEEGTKEFHNSVKSMRIG, encoded by the exons ATGAACAATGACATTCTTCTTAATATTGCAAAGTATGAGGGACGGCTGCCTATTAACCTTGTTTCAACAAATACACTGGAGTGTTATGATTCATTCAAGAATTTCATGAAAACAACCAAAGATGACATTCTTCAAAACATTGAAAGCCTGCACCTGCCATCTAcaagatttgatgaaaaattgcAACCTCTCTTGGTTTCCATCTTGAAACTGACTAGATTGAAAACTTTGGTTTATAAAGGTAGAAAACAGGACCAAAATGGAAATATTATTAAAGGGGATATTGCAAATCTTCCAACAAATATGCAAAAGCTGATATGTTTAACTTATCTGGATCTGAGCTTTAATGACATTAACATTTTTCCAGCTTGGATTTTAAACTTGAAAAATTTACAAAGATTACAGATGAGTTTTTGTGCCTTAAAAGAGATTCCTGCTGAAATCAGTGTCTTGTCGATGTTGAAAGAAATTcacatgaaaaaaaatcaattgtcAACATTACCAGAAGGTTTTTCTTTACTTCAAAACCTGAATGTATTGAATTtgtcaaataataaatttacgGAAATTCCTTTCGCGTTATTCGAATTACAAAACTTGTCAACCTTGGATTTGTCGGAAAATTTGATTGGTGGCTGTGTCGCTTCTTCTAAACGTTGGAgaaatttgaaaagtttgaaactGAGAAACAATGAAATAG TTACGGTTGATGCTGACTTTGTTAATTCAACTTCGTTGAATTGTCTTGATCTCCGCTTCAATAAAATAAGAATCGTTTCGTCTCTGTTGATTGAAAAAGATTTCATACTTTTGGACGGAAATCCCATCGGATATAATTCCCCGAAAAAAGAAGACAGA GATCTGCTGGATTTCTACAAAGTCCCTGCATTTGCAATGGAAAATGATACTTGTTGTATGAAAGTCGAAGTAGAAACGGGAGCTCAATTTCAACTCCCGTGTGGAATCGATATTGTTGTGCCAAAGAATGCTTGTGCAGTTAATCTTACCTTGTATTCTCAG CTTGTTCCTGATGCTGATGTTGACTTCAGACTGGAGGACATGGATGAATTGCTAAGTGGGGTATTAGAACTCACTCCGGAcggattgacttttgataat ccAATCAAACTATCGATACCCTATTCATTTGAAAGACATGACCAACAAACAAGGGAGATTGTGATCAGGGTGATGTCAGCAGATGGCTCTACTGAAGATTTAGA AACTCAAACAATAAAAGAAAACAATGGAGAACGAGACATAAACATTGCTGAAGCATATGCCTCACATTTCTGCTTGTTTGGTGTTGTAGCTAGAGTAATGGAAGCTAGTACAATTTTACAAGAG GACAGTCAACATCTTCTTTTTTCTCCCGCTTTTCcaagaacaaaattaaaatttgaagaagGATCTGTGAACAATGGTACCAAAGTTACTATGAAG GTTATCAACATGGATTCGACAATTGTTGAAGAAATCTCACAAAGTCAAACTGCAACTGCAAGTTGTATTTTATCTGTTCAAGTGTTTCCACCCGAAACTGTTTTCAAAAAACCTGTGATTGTACGGCTCGCATTGCCGGATAAACTG ctTGGAAAGGAATTCGATCATAATACATTGAAGTTAATGAAATGTGCTCATGATTCCATCGAGTGGCAAGATGTAACTCATGCGACCCCACTCAATATTTCTGCCGTTGATGTTTCATTCCGAGTACACTCATTCTCCAA gtttGTCCTTGTCACAGAAATTTTCTGTGGAGTTGTTCGTTATATTTACAGACGTCTCAGGACCCATAAAGTGCAGTTTCTTGCTATGCAG AAACATTCATTGCCAACCCAAGTACTTGCACAATGTGTGCTTGAAAAGAAAGTTCCTGAACGAGTAAAGCAACTGACGGAATCTGGTTATTCTGGTGAAGATTCAGTAACTCCAGTGCAAGAAATAATGGAGGGTGCTGTATTTAAAATGAAG GTAATTGGCGATGTCaaactgcaaacatttaaagaAAAAGTTGCTCAACATGTTCAAGAAAAACTTGTAGTATGCAGATTCTTTTCGCAATATCCTCCTGATAAAAAGGGATTTTCTAG ATTTTTCATTGAATcaagagaagaaaataaaaaatttcacacTGGATTTGTTTCCTTTTATAAAGTAGACAACGAAGAAGAAAAAG TTACTAAAATAGCTGCTAGAGAAGACCTACCATCATTTTCGCCTCCTGAAATTACGAAGCAGAAACGAAAAGCAGAATCTGGGGATAATAATTCGGTGATTAATAACACAAGTAATAATAAAGAAGAGATCATTGAAATTAACTCGGATGATGAGTTTGATGATGACAATCATTTAGGAGATATCCCTATTGTATTGCAA GGTGATGGATTGGATCCAACTATCAATCAAAGTAGACAGATGGACTTGGACTATGGAGGATTAG gaACTGGAATGTTCAGGGAAGACAATTTACGATATCTTTCAAATCATATTGGAAAAGAATGGAGAGAAATAGGAACCTTCCTCGACTTAAATTCTGCGCAACTTGACCG aattgaaatgaacaatCCTGGAAATTTATCAGAACAAATTTTTCGAATGCTGAAATCTTGGTCTGACCTGCACAAAGCAGATGAAGATTGTATTGAAAG GTTCACAACAGGTTTATCAGAAGCTGGTAGGAATGATCTTGCATTGAAAGTCAAATCTTTATATGAAGAAGGAACAAAGGAATTCCATAACTCTGTCAAAAGTATGAGGATCGGataa